From the genome of Lysinibacter sp. HNR:
CCGATGCCCACAATCACAAAGAAACCGGCGATCAACCAGAACCGAACCACAACCGTGACCTCGGCCCACCCTTTAAGCTCAAAATGGTGATGAATCGGGCTCATCAGGAAGATACGTTTGCCCTTGGTGACTTTGAAATATAGCCTCTGCAGAATAACCGAACCAGTCTCCATCACAAAAAGTCCACCGATGACGATGAGTAGAAGTTCCGTGCGGCTCAAAATAGCAAGGGCAACCAGGGCGCCGCCTATTCCCAAGGAGCCCGTGTCACCCATGTAGATTTGCGCGGGACTCGTATTCCACCAGAGAAAACCAACCAGCCCACCCACTATGGCAGCGGCTATGACCGCAAGATCCATGGGGTCACGAGTGTCATAACAACTCATAACGTTCTGGGTGTTGCCGCAGGCCTGATTCGCTTGCCAGAACCCAATAAAAACATAGGAACCAATTGCAAGAATGGAGGCCCCAGTCGCCAAGCCGTCTAAGCCGTCGGTCACGTTTACCGCGTTGGAGGCAGAGGTCACAAGAACAATAATCCACAG
Proteins encoded in this window:
- the mraY gene encoding phospho-N-acetylmuramoyl-pentapeptide-transferase; protein product: MIALMLAATLSMLYSLLLTPVFVRGFNRLKWGQFIREDGPKSHYAKRGTPTMGGIIFLSGSVLSYFAAKLMTDRIVSPSALLVIFMMLGLGCVGFLDDFLKTRKQQSLGLGGWAKITGQVIVAVIFALLSLQFANARGITPASTHISLFRDLPFDFMSLGLVAGLLLFVLWIIVLVTSASNAVNVTDGLDGLATGASILAIGSYVFIGFWQANQACGNTQNVMSCYDTRDPMDLAVIAAAIVGGLVGFLWWNTSPAQIYMGDTGSLGIGGALVALAILSRTELLLIVIGGLFVMETGSVILQRLYFKVTKGKRIFLMSPIHHHFELKGWAEVTVVVRFWLIAGFFVIVGIGMFYTEWISRV